A genomic stretch from Ovis canadensis isolate MfBH-ARS-UI-01 breed Bighorn chromosome 5, ARS-UI_OviCan_v2, whole genome shotgun sequence includes:
- the ATP8B3 gene encoding phospholipid-transporting ATPase IK isoform X8, with amino-acid sequence MGSLTYQEDLDEEKNSEFTWEVQANNRAYNSQFKEKVFLCWQRKKYKNVIHTAKYNVFSFLPLNLYEQFHRFSNLYFLLIILLQGIPEISTLPWFTLFAPFVCLLTIRAIRDLVDDIGRHRSDKIVNNRPCQILMGKSFLWRKWKNLHVGDLVCLHKDSIVPADLVLLASTEPSSLCYVETADIDGETNLKFRQAPVITHHELTSIRKIASFQGKVVCEEPNSRMHHFVGCLEWKGKKYPLDSGNILLRGCKVRNTDTCYGLVVYAGFDTKIMKNCGKIHLKRTKIDHLMNRLVVLIFVSTVVISAAMTFGFWHKVKEFKANHHYVSAMHMHSVAMEAFFIFWSFLILLSVLVPMAMFIIRVEFIYLGNSVFINWDEHMYYEPQDLPAKARSTSLNDLLGQVEYIFSDKTGTLTQNIMTFKKCCISGVVYGPEETPGKENPFLWNKFADGKLLFCNAQLLQAVWANQDWRVREFWRVLAICHTVMVQKNDQLVYQAASPDEEALVTAARNFGYVFLARTQDSITLMELGEECVYQVLAMMDFNSVRKRMSVLVRKPEGSIYLYTKGADTVIYERLQKKGETEWATEEALASFAKETLRTLCLACKKVDEEVYEEWRQRHQEASILLQNRAQALHQVYEEMEQSLELLGATAIEDKLQDGVLETIKCLKQGNIKVWVLTGDKQETAVNIGFACELLSENMIILEEKEIVRILEVYWENNNNLQGGKKKELPLQFKMALVINGEFLDQLLLSLRKEPRALVQNVNVDPLESWQEPGEERVDFLQARRLSLMWRTLGIQLRSSGLAPQQEDSKTLQSSEERRERAFMELASRCQAVICCRVTPKQKALIVALVKKYQNVVTLAIGDGANDINMIKTADIGIGVAGQEGMQAVQNSDYVLAQFSFLRRLLLVHGRWSYMRVCKFLRFFLYKTLASMMVQIWFAFYSGFTAQALYEGWFLALFNLLYSTLPVLYIGLFEQDVSAERSLELPELYITGQKEELFNYWVILQAIAHGTATSLVNFFMTLWVSQDSAGPVSLSDYQSFSVVVALSNLLSITMEVILITKYWTVLSVLAIFLSLFFYVIMTSLTQSMWLFKRFPKNFPFLYADFNVLSQPPIMLVILLNVSLNTLPVLAFRVIYQALKKPQRKEEVEKGTSEEVITVEPVPCIHRESRARRSSYAFSHREGYADLITQGTILRRSPGVNSDMLVDHTMPPDEPSGSMKESLWYPRKMSFLGRKRHSHHGKVSSEDMQPPSEEKLPYSPQNLLPTEIPLSALDSQTTSVESQTLPSSQLSLQSQPAYLPQEKTSLWNIRKLSWKNWSYIWQKEPESRREGILPVSSSNLSSVMETVPPSAKGSSISEQPMEVEPSPVEREPSPMEWLPEPSGDQAAPDLAE; translated from the exons ATGGGCAGTCTCACGTACCAAGAAGACCTTGACGAGGAGAAGAACTCAG AGTTCACCTGGGAAGTGCAGGCCAACAACCGGGCCTACAACAGCCAGTTCAAGGAGAAGGTCTTTCTGTGTTGGCAGAGAAAGAAGTACAAG AACGTCATCCACACGGCCAAGTACAATGTCTTCTCCTTCCTGCCCTTGAACCTGTATGAGCAGTTCCACCGCTTTTCCAACCTCTACTTCCTTCTCATCATCCTCCTCCAG GGCATCCCCGAGATCTCCACGCTGCCCTGGTTCACTCTGTTCGCCCCGTTCGTCTGCCTCCTCACCATCCGGGCCATCCGAGACCTGGTGGACGATATT GGGCGACACAGGAGTGACAAGATTGTCAACAATCGGCCGTGCCAGATCCTAATGGGGAAGAG ctttctgtggagaaaatggaagaatctacatgtgggagacctggtctGTCTGCATAAAGACAGCATTGTCCCG GCTGACTTGGTTTTGCTGGCCAGCACAGAGCCCAGCAGCTTATGCTATGTGGAGACGGCTGACATCGACGG GGAGACCAACTTGAAGTTCAGGCAGGCCCCAGTGATCACGCACCACGAGCTGACCAGTATAAGGAAGATAGCCTCCTTCCAAG GGAAGGTGGTGTGTGAGGAACCCAACAGCCGAATGCACCACTTCGTCGGGTGCCTGGAGTGGAAGGGCAAGAAATACCCACTGGATAGTGGCAACATCCTCCTGCGAGGCTGCAAGGTCCGGAACACAGACACCTGCTATGGACTGGTCGTTTATGCCG GTTTTGACACAAAGATCATGAAGAACTGTGGCAAGATCCATCTGAAGAGAACCAAGATAGACCATCTGATGAACAGACTGGTGGTCCTG ATCTTTGTGTCCACGGTGGTGATTTCCGCGGCCATGACCTTTGGCTTCTGGCACAAGGTGAAGGAGTTCAAGGCCAATCACCACTACGTGTCTGCCATGCACATGCACAGTGTGGCTATGGAGGCCTTCTTCATCTTCTGGAGCTTTCTCATCCTGCTTAGCGTCCTGGTGCCCATGGCCATGTTCATTAT CAGGGTCGAATTCATCTACCTGGGGAACAGCGTCTTCATCAACTGGGACGAGCACATGTACTATGAGCCCCAGGACCTGCCCGCCAAAGCACGAAGCACCAGCCTCAACGACCTGCTGGGCCAGGTGGAGTACATCTTCTCCGACAAGACGGGCACGCTCACCCAGAACATCATGACCTTCAAGAAGTGCTGCATCAGCGGAGTTGTCTACG GCCCAGAGGAGACCCCAGGCAAG GAGAACCCCTTCCTCTGGAATAAATTTGCTGATGGGAAGCTGCTATTCTGCAACGCCCAACTCCTGCAGGCTGTGTGGGCTAACCAGGACTGGAGGGTGCGCGAGTTCTGGCGCGTGCTGGCTATTTGCCACACGGTGATGGTACAGAAGAACG ACCAGCTAGTGTACCAGGCAGCTTCCCCGGACGAGGAGGCACTAGTCACAGCGGCCCGAAATTTCGGCTATGTGTTCCTGGCACGCACGCAGGACAGCATCACCCTGATGGAGCTGGGGGAGGAGTGTGTGTACCAGGTCCTGGCCATGATGGACTTCAACAGCGTCCGCAAGCGGATGTCAGTGCTGG TCCGCAAGCCCGAGGGCTCCATCTACCTCTACACCAAAGGGGCTGACACAGTCATCTATGAGCGCCTGCaaaagaaaggagagacagaATGGGCCACAGAGGAGGCCTTGGCC TCCTTTGCCAAGGAGACCCTGCGGACATTGTGCCTGGCCTGCAAAAAGGTGGATGAGGAAGTGTATGAGGAGTGGCGGCAGCGGCACCAGGAGGCCAGCATTCTGCTGCAGAACCGCGCCCAGGCCCTGCACCAGGTGTATGAGGAGATGGAGCAGAGCCTTgag ctcctgggAGCCACGGCCATTGAGGACAAGCTCCAGGATGGTGTCCTCGAAACCATCAAGTGTCTCAAGCAGGGGAACATCAAAGTGTGGGTCCTTACAGGGGACAAGCAAG AGACAGCGGTGAACATTGGTTTTGCCTGCGAGCTGCTCTCAGAGAACATGATCAttctggaggagaaggagatcgT GCGGATCCTCGAGGTCTACTGggagaacaacaacaacctgcaAGGTGGCAAAAAGAAAGAGCTTCCCCTGCAGTTCAAGATGGCCTTGGTCATTAACGGGGAGTTCCTG GACCAGCTACTGCTGTCCTTGCGCAAGGAACCCCGAGCCCTGGTCCAGAATGTGAACGTGGACCCACTGGAGTCCTGGCAGGAGccgggagaggagagggtggactTCCTGCAGGCCAGGCGCCTGTCCCTCATGTGGCGGACACTGGGGATCCAGCTGCGGAGCTCGGGGCTGGCGCCCCAGCAGGAAGACTCCAAGACCCTCCAGAGCTCTGAGGAGCGGCGGGAGCGGGCCTTCATGGAGCTGGCCTCCCGATGCCAGGCGGTCATCTGCTGCCGCGTGACACCCAAGCAGAAGGCCCTGATCGTGGCGCTGGTCAAGAAATACCAGAACGTGGTGACCCTGGCCATCGGGGATGGTGCCAACGACATCAACATGATCAAGA CTGCAGACATCGGCATAGGGGTGGCGGGTCAGGAGGGCATGCAGGCAGTGCAGAACAGTGACTACGTGCTGGCCCAGTTCTCCTTCCTGCGGCGGCTGCTGCTGGTGCACGGACGCTGGTCCTACATGCGCGTCTGCAAGTTCCTGCGCTTCTTCCTGTACAAGACACTGGCCAGCATGATGGTCCAGATCTGGTTCGCCTTCTACAGCGGCTTCACTGCCCAG GCTCTGTACGAAGGTTGGTTCCTGGCGCTCTtcaacctgctgtatagcacccTCCCGGTCCTCTATATCGGGCTCTTTGAGCAG GATGTGAGCGCAGAGCGGAGCCTTGAGTTGCCGGAGCTATACATCACAGGCCAGAAGGAGGAGCTCTTCAACTACTGGGTCATCCTGCAAGCCATTGCCCACGGCACAGCCACCTCTCTGGTCAACTTCTTCATGACGCTGTGGGTCAGCCAGGACTCAGCTGGGCCTGTCAGCTTAAGTGACTACCAGTCCTTTTCGGTGGTCGTGGCCCTGTCCAACCTGCTGTCCATCACTATGGAG GTCATCCTAATCACCAAGTACTGGACCGTCCTGTCTGTGCTGGCCATTTTCCTCAGCCTCTTCTTCTACGTGATCATGACCAGCCTCACCCAGAGCATGTGGCTTTTCAAACGCTTCCCCAAGAACTTCCCGTTTCTAT ACGCTGACTTCAACGTGCTGTCCCAGCCCCCAATCATGCTGGTGATCCTGCTGAATGTGTCACTGAACACCCTGCCTGTGCTGGCCTTCCGTGTCATTTACCAAGCCCTCAAGAAGCCACAGCgcaag GAAGAGGTAGAGAAAGGCACAAGTGAGGAGGTCATCACCGTGGAGCCTGTGCCCTGTATCCATAGGGAGTCACGGGCCCGGCGCTCCAGCTATGCCTTCTCCCATCGGGAGGGCTATGCTGACCTCATCACGCAGGGCACGATTCTGCGGAGGTCACCTGGGGTCAACAGTGACATGCTGGTTGATCACACAATGCCACCTGATGAACCATCTGGGAGCATGAAGGAGTCCTTGTGGTACCCAAGGAAGATGTCATTTCTTGGGAGGAAGAGGCACTCACACCATGGGAAGGTGTCCTCTGAGGACATGCAGCCTCCCTCTGAG GAGAAGTTGCCATATTCTCCTCAGAACCTACTGCCAACCGAGATACCACTGTCAGCTCTAGACAGCCAAACGACCTCTGTTGAGAGCCAGACGCTGCCTTCGAGCCAGCTGTCCCTGCAGAGCCAGCCAGCATACCTGCCACAGGAGAAGACATCCCTCTGGAATATCCGGAAACTGTCCTGGAAGAACTGGTCGTACATCTGGCAAAAGGAGCCCGAGTCCCGCAGGGAGGGGATATTGCCAGTTTCCAGCTCAAACCTTAGTTCTGTGATGGAAACTGTACCACCAAGTGCAAAAGGATCATCCATCAGCGAGCAGCCAATGGAGGTGGAGCCCTCACCTGTGGAGAGAGAGCCGTCTCCTATGGAGTGGCTGCCAGAGCCCAGTGGGGACCAAGCTGCACCTGATCTGGCAGAGTAG
- the ATP8B3 gene encoding phospholipid-transporting ATPase IK isoform X3, translated as MGSLTYQEDLDEEKNSEFTWEVQANNRAYNSQFKEKVFLCWQRKKYKNVIHTAKYNVFSFLPLNLYEQFHRFSNLYFLLIILLQGIPEISTLPWFTLFAPFVCLLTIRAIRDLVDDIGRHRSDKIVNNRPCQILMGKSFLWRKWKNLHVGDLVCLHKDSIVPADLVLLASTEPSSLCYVETADIDGETNLKFRQAPVITHHELTSIRKIASFQGKVVCEEPNSRMHHFVGCLEWKGKKYPLDSGNILLRGCKVRNTDTCYGLVVYAGFDTKIMKNCGKIHLKRTKIDHLMNRLVVLIFVSTVVISAAMTFGFWHKVKEFKANHHYVSAMHMHSVAMEAFFIFWSFLILLSVLVPMAMFIIRVEFIYLGNSVFINWDEHMYYEPQDLPAKARSTSLNDLLGQVEYIFSDKTGTLTQNIMTFKKCCISGVVYGPEETPGKENPFLWNKFADGKLLFCNAQLLQAVWANQDWRVREFWRVLAICHTVMVQKNDQLVYQAASPDEEALVTAARNFGYVFLARTQDSITLMELGEECVYQVLAMMDFNSVRKRMSVLVRKPEGSIYLYTKGADTVIYERLQKKGETEWATEEALASFAKETLRTLCLACKKVDEEVYEEWRQRHQEASILLQNRAQALHQVYEEMEQSLELLGATAIEDKLQDGVLETIKCLKQGNIKVWVLTGDKQETAVNIGFACELLSENMIILEEKEIVRILEVYWENNNNLQGGKKKELPLQFKMALVINGEFLDQLLLSLRKEPRALVQNVNVDPLESWQEPGEERVDFLQARRLSLMWRTLGIQLRSSGLAPQQEDSKTLQSSEERRERAFMELASRCQAVICCRVTPKQKALIVALVKKYQNVVTLAIGDGANDINMIKTADIGIGVAGQEGMQAVQNSDYVLAQFSFLRRLLLVHGRWSYMRVCKFLRFFLYKTLASMMVQIWFAFYSGFTAQEVVPCGGACGKESACQCGRDGFDPWVRKMLWRRKWQPTPVFLPGKSHGLRSLALYEGWFLALFNLLYSTLPVLYIGLFEQDVSAERSLELPELYITGQKEELFNYWVILQAIAHGTATSLVNFFMTLWVSQDSAGPVSLSDYQSFSVVVALSNLLSITMEVILITKYWTVLSVLAIFLSLFFYVIMTSLTQSMWLFKRFPKNFPFLYADFNVLSQPPIMLVILLNVSLNTLPVLAFRVIYQALKKPQRKEEVEKGTSEEVITVEPVPCIHRESRARRSSYAFSHREGYADLITQGTILRRSPGVNSDMLVDHTMPPDEPSGSMKESLWYPRKMSFLGRKRHSHHGKVSSEDMQPPSEEKLPYSPQNLLPTEIPLSALDSQTTSVESQTLPSSQLSLQSQPAYLPQEKTSLWNIRKLSWKNWSYIWQKEPESRREGILPVSSSNLSSVMETVPPSAKGSSISEQPMEVEPSPVEREPSPMEWLPEPSGDQAAPDLAE; from the exons ATGGGCAGTCTCACGTACCAAGAAGACCTTGACGAGGAGAAGAACTCAG AGTTCACCTGGGAAGTGCAGGCCAACAACCGGGCCTACAACAGCCAGTTCAAGGAGAAGGTCTTTCTGTGTTGGCAGAGAAAGAAGTACAAG AACGTCATCCACACGGCCAAGTACAATGTCTTCTCCTTCCTGCCCTTGAACCTGTATGAGCAGTTCCACCGCTTTTCCAACCTCTACTTCCTTCTCATCATCCTCCTCCAG GGCATCCCCGAGATCTCCACGCTGCCCTGGTTCACTCTGTTCGCCCCGTTCGTCTGCCTCCTCACCATCCGGGCCATCCGAGACCTGGTGGACGATATT GGGCGACACAGGAGTGACAAGATTGTCAACAATCGGCCGTGCCAGATCCTAATGGGGAAGAG ctttctgtggagaaaatggaagaatctacatgtgggagacctggtctGTCTGCATAAAGACAGCATTGTCCCG GCTGACTTGGTTTTGCTGGCCAGCACAGAGCCCAGCAGCTTATGCTATGTGGAGACGGCTGACATCGACGG GGAGACCAACTTGAAGTTCAGGCAGGCCCCAGTGATCACGCACCACGAGCTGACCAGTATAAGGAAGATAGCCTCCTTCCAAG GGAAGGTGGTGTGTGAGGAACCCAACAGCCGAATGCACCACTTCGTCGGGTGCCTGGAGTGGAAGGGCAAGAAATACCCACTGGATAGTGGCAACATCCTCCTGCGAGGCTGCAAGGTCCGGAACACAGACACCTGCTATGGACTGGTCGTTTATGCCG GTTTTGACACAAAGATCATGAAGAACTGTGGCAAGATCCATCTGAAGAGAACCAAGATAGACCATCTGATGAACAGACTGGTGGTCCTG ATCTTTGTGTCCACGGTGGTGATTTCCGCGGCCATGACCTTTGGCTTCTGGCACAAGGTGAAGGAGTTCAAGGCCAATCACCACTACGTGTCTGCCATGCACATGCACAGTGTGGCTATGGAGGCCTTCTTCATCTTCTGGAGCTTTCTCATCCTGCTTAGCGTCCTGGTGCCCATGGCCATGTTCATTAT CAGGGTCGAATTCATCTACCTGGGGAACAGCGTCTTCATCAACTGGGACGAGCACATGTACTATGAGCCCCAGGACCTGCCCGCCAAAGCACGAAGCACCAGCCTCAACGACCTGCTGGGCCAGGTGGAGTACATCTTCTCCGACAAGACGGGCACGCTCACCCAGAACATCATGACCTTCAAGAAGTGCTGCATCAGCGGAGTTGTCTACG GCCCAGAGGAGACCCCAGGCAAG GAGAACCCCTTCCTCTGGAATAAATTTGCTGATGGGAAGCTGCTATTCTGCAACGCCCAACTCCTGCAGGCTGTGTGGGCTAACCAGGACTGGAGGGTGCGCGAGTTCTGGCGCGTGCTGGCTATTTGCCACACGGTGATGGTACAGAAGAACG ACCAGCTAGTGTACCAGGCAGCTTCCCCGGACGAGGAGGCACTAGTCACAGCGGCCCGAAATTTCGGCTATGTGTTCCTGGCACGCACGCAGGACAGCATCACCCTGATGGAGCTGGGGGAGGAGTGTGTGTACCAGGTCCTGGCCATGATGGACTTCAACAGCGTCCGCAAGCGGATGTCAGTGCTGG TCCGCAAGCCCGAGGGCTCCATCTACCTCTACACCAAAGGGGCTGACACAGTCATCTATGAGCGCCTGCaaaagaaaggagagacagaATGGGCCACAGAGGAGGCCTTGGCC TCCTTTGCCAAGGAGACCCTGCGGACATTGTGCCTGGCCTGCAAAAAGGTGGATGAGGAAGTGTATGAGGAGTGGCGGCAGCGGCACCAGGAGGCCAGCATTCTGCTGCAGAACCGCGCCCAGGCCCTGCACCAGGTGTATGAGGAGATGGAGCAGAGCCTTgag ctcctgggAGCCACGGCCATTGAGGACAAGCTCCAGGATGGTGTCCTCGAAACCATCAAGTGTCTCAAGCAGGGGAACATCAAAGTGTGGGTCCTTACAGGGGACAAGCAAG AGACAGCGGTGAACATTGGTTTTGCCTGCGAGCTGCTCTCAGAGAACATGATCAttctggaggagaaggagatcgT GCGGATCCTCGAGGTCTACTGggagaacaacaacaacctgcaAGGTGGCAAAAAGAAAGAGCTTCCCCTGCAGTTCAAGATGGCCTTGGTCATTAACGGGGAGTTCCTG GACCAGCTACTGCTGTCCTTGCGCAAGGAACCCCGAGCCCTGGTCCAGAATGTGAACGTGGACCCACTGGAGTCCTGGCAGGAGccgggagaggagagggtggactTCCTGCAGGCCAGGCGCCTGTCCCTCATGTGGCGGACACTGGGGATCCAGCTGCGGAGCTCGGGGCTGGCGCCCCAGCAGGAAGACTCCAAGACCCTCCAGAGCTCTGAGGAGCGGCGGGAGCGGGCCTTCATGGAGCTGGCCTCCCGATGCCAGGCGGTCATCTGCTGCCGCGTGACACCCAAGCAGAAGGCCCTGATCGTGGCGCTGGTCAAGAAATACCAGAACGTGGTGACCCTGGCCATCGGGGATGGTGCCAACGACATCAACATGATCAAGA CTGCAGACATCGGCATAGGGGTGGCGGGTCAGGAGGGCATGCAGGCAGTGCAGAACAGTGACTACGTGCTGGCCCAGTTCTCCTTCCTGCGGCGGCTGCTGCTGGTGCACGGACGCTGGTCCTACATGCGCGTCTGCAAGTTCCTGCGCTTCTTCCTGTACAAGACACTGGCCAGCATGATGGTCCAGATCTGGTTCGCCTTCTACAGCGGCTTCACTGCCCAG GAAGTGGTACCATGTGGTGGtgcatgtggtaaagaatccgcctgtcaatgcgggagagacgggttcgatccctgggtcaggaagatgctctggagaagaaaatggcaacccactccagtattcttgcctggaaaatcccatggacttaggagcctg GCTCTGTACGAAGGTTGGTTCCTGGCGCTCTtcaacctgctgtatagcacccTCCCGGTCCTCTATATCGGGCTCTTTGAGCAG GATGTGAGCGCAGAGCGGAGCCTTGAGTTGCCGGAGCTATACATCACAGGCCAGAAGGAGGAGCTCTTCAACTACTGGGTCATCCTGCAAGCCATTGCCCACGGCACAGCCACCTCTCTGGTCAACTTCTTCATGACGCTGTGGGTCAGCCAGGACTCAGCTGGGCCTGTCAGCTTAAGTGACTACCAGTCCTTTTCGGTGGTCGTGGCCCTGTCCAACCTGCTGTCCATCACTATGGAG GTCATCCTAATCACCAAGTACTGGACCGTCCTGTCTGTGCTGGCCATTTTCCTCAGCCTCTTCTTCTACGTGATCATGACCAGCCTCACCCAGAGCATGTGGCTTTTCAAACGCTTCCCCAAGAACTTCCCGTTTCTAT ACGCTGACTTCAACGTGCTGTCCCAGCCCCCAATCATGCTGGTGATCCTGCTGAATGTGTCACTGAACACCCTGCCTGTGCTGGCCTTCCGTGTCATTTACCAAGCCCTCAAGAAGCCACAGCgcaag GAAGAGGTAGAGAAAGGCACAAGTGAGGAGGTCATCACCGTGGAGCCTGTGCCCTGTATCCATAGGGAGTCACGGGCCCGGCGCTCCAGCTATGCCTTCTCCCATCGGGAGGGCTATGCTGACCTCATCACGCAGGGCACGATTCTGCGGAGGTCACCTGGGGTCAACAGTGACATGCTGGTTGATCACACAATGCCACCTGATGAACCATCTGGGAGCATGAAGGAGTCCTTGTGGTACCCAAGGAAGATGTCATTTCTTGGGAGGAAGAGGCACTCACACCATGGGAAGGTGTCCTCTGAGGACATGCAGCCTCCCTCTGAG GAGAAGTTGCCATATTCTCCTCAGAACCTACTGCCAACCGAGATACCACTGTCAGCTCTAGACAGCCAAACGACCTCTGTTGAGAGCCAGACGCTGCCTTCGAGCCAGCTGTCCCTGCAGAGCCAGCCAGCATACCTGCCACAGGAGAAGACATCCCTCTGGAATATCCGGAAACTGTCCTGGAAGAACTGGTCGTACATCTGGCAAAAGGAGCCCGAGTCCCGCAGGGAGGGGATATTGCCAGTTTCCAGCTCAAACCTTAGTTCTGTGATGGAAACTGTACCACCAAGTGCAAAAGGATCATCCATCAGCGAGCAGCCAATGGAGGTGGAGCCCTCACCTGTGGAGAGAGAGCCGTCTCCTATGGAGTGGCTGCCAGAGCCCAGTGGGGACCAAGCTGCACCTGATCTGGCAGAGTAG